A single genomic interval of Arachis duranensis cultivar V14167 chromosome 7, aradu.V14167.gnm2.J7QH, whole genome shotgun sequence harbors:
- the LOC107459602 gene encoding uncharacterized protein LOC107459602 isoform X1, giving the protein MKRKYNPIRCMFCSEVGHNKRTCQKKKQADAEEEARLMQLQLALTNPNTDVPNELPSDVPNELPTDADSATLHNPLPLSVSPPPKQSNAATETTPACFTALTSISFHYSCLVSQFGVYYVMQAKMRERPPKLQVCKGKGKRAASPHPAPPTATAPISAGTIRGSSAATTKKLASFMTFVPTPGFKRPRKKDDGI; this is encoded by the coding sequence ATGAAGAGAAAATATAACCCCATCCGATGCATGTTCTGTAGTGAGGTTGGACACAACAAGAGAACATGCCAGAAGAAGAAACAGGCTGATGCTGAAGAAGAAGCACGTTTAATGCAGCTGCAACTGGCTTTAACTAACCCTAATACAGATGTACCAAACGAGCTCCCTTCTGATGTACCAAACGAGCTCCCAACTGATGCTGATAGTGCAACGCTACATAATCCTCTCCCTTTGTCTGTTTCCCCACCACCAAAGCAGTCAAATGCAGCCACTGAAACAACACCGGCTTGCTTTACTGCTTTAACTTCAATTTCATTTCACTATAGTTGTTTAGTTTCTCAGTTTGGTGTTTACTATGTCATGCAGGCTAAAATGAGGGAAAGACCACCAAAGCTTCAAGTTTGTAAGGGAAAAGGGAAAAGAGCTGCCTCTCCCCACCCTGCTCCACCAACAGCAACAGCTCCAATTTCTGCTGGAACAATCAGAGGATCTAGTGCTGCGACAACCAAAAAGCTTGCAAGTTTTATGACCTTCGTCCCGACTCCAGGGTTCAAACGGCCTAGGAAGAAAGACGACGGCATCTGA
- the LOC107459602 gene encoding uncharacterized protein LOC107459602 isoform X2 produces the protein MSSRKDLQRDMGEGALAYVKSIEIMFKAKMRERPPKLQVCKGKGKRAASPHPAPPTATAPISAGTIRGSSAATTKKLASFMTFVPTPGFKRPRKKDDGI, from the exons ATGTCATCTAGGAAAGACTTGCAAAGGGATATGGGTGAGGGTGCTTTAGCATATGTAAAAAGCATCGAGATTATGTTCAAG GCTAAAATGAGGGAAAGACCACCAAAGCTTCAAGTTTGTAAGGGAAAAGGGAAAAGAGCTGCCTCTCCCCACCCTGCTCCACCAACAGCAACAGCTCCAATTTCTGCTGGAACAATCAGAGGATCTAGTGCTGCGACAACCAAAAAGCTTGCAAGTTTTATGACCTTCGTCCCGACTCCAGGGTTCAAACGGCCTAGGAAGAAAGACGACGGCATCTGA